tttatgtaaaaaaacaAGTGGacatacaaaattcaaaaaataaacgGAGAGCACAAATTAGAGAataaatttgaataaaacttgtGTAATTAACCTTCAAATTCACAAGCAAAGACATTGATGATAATATCCATCCATTTAGTAGAGTCTTAAGATGGCATAGTACTCTCAAAAGTGAAGAGCAAGGATCAAACAAGAAAAATCACATACTTGAAAGAAAAGCTAAATATACTTGATATTTATATCAACGTAACTTCcaattaatatattatatatatttttattatatactaTTAACTATCACATAATTAATCATCAATAATCTTATATAAACTTATATAGGTAAATTTAATTACTACAGAATAGGAGTAAGTTATTTCCTCGAAACTTCTGTGTGCTTGGAATGTAACAAATGCGGACCCATATAATATACATGAGTGACAATTTTATTAGGGTATACGTAATACATTTCCATATATTGGAATGTGACCTCTAAccaatttttgttatttatcCACAACTAAAATATAGGAATTAGCGATAGACAAATTCTGcagctaaaaaataaaattcattgtTAATCTTAATTAACTATGAACAATTTAGCGACTGATTAGCTATGAAAATCATGACTAATTtccattttttataatatatatatatacaccctAACCTTATTTATTTTCCTTCCCCATAcccacaaattttattttttggtaaaaaaaaaatagtatatttATCTCAATCTTAATAAACTAAAAGCATATGAGAACAAGTCAATAGGGCAAGGTGGCCATCGTCAAGCAACAAACCATAAACCATCTAACTAACAACAAAAACATAACGATTTCACTTTAATAGACATGTTGATAGTcgtataattatataaattcatTTATATTGTTAGCGTATATAATAAATTGAAAATACGATGAATACGTATGTACCTGGTAAGCACGGAGAAGAGATAAATCAAGAATGGTTGGATTATTTGTTTGAAGTCCAGCAATGGACTCAACAAGTCCAAGATTATTGAAAGACTGACGCACAGTTAAGGTAGCTAAAGAATCATTAGTAAACAAGAAAAGAGGCCAAGTAAGCCTAACACAATTAAAACCCATGTTAGTAATGGATTCTGAAATAGTGTCTATTGGTTGTTTGCTAAGTCCTTCTGCCACCATCACTTCCAAATGACTCACCCAATTTACACACGATAGTTTTACTCTCTCCCCTCCTTCATTCACTATCCACCTTGAATTTGTGTAAAGTGTTGAATATGAATATTGGGTCATCAACACCAAAATAGTAATAACAATGCATAACAATATGTTATAACATGATAATGATGGTGACTGCCTCATTTTTTTGTTGTCATTTGTGTATGGGGAGAttactcctatttatagagtttGTTCAGGaggaataattaattaatactcCCCCCTTTCTAATGGGATGGACAAATTTTACTGCTAAATAATAAACTTTATCGTTAATCATAGTTAATTAGTGACAAATTAGCGATAGATTATCAACAATTTTTTTAGCTATGAGCGATTTAGAGACGAAGTTTGTagctaattttaatttatttttttgatagtgTGTGGCGATGTTTGACCGGACACGAAATttcaaaaaggaaaatgattttgaaaattagtgGTCTAAAACAAGCCGTAGATATTTATGTAGAAATACTTTTACTTGTGATCTAAAATAAACTATAGCGTCATTTGTgtgatttaaaattattttatttacgtAAACTAGACAATttgtaattaaattatttcGAAATAAAAATGCATGTTATTCTTTCTAAAACAAACTAGAAATGATAGTATGatatataaattgagataaaagaaagtaataaatTGGGACTGAGGAAgtatttacaaaaataatagaaagaagGGTAGTTTCATAggagaattttttttggttttcttaTGTCATTACAAATCATGTTCATTTAACTaagtaaatttaaatatatgaaAGGAAATAAcaaataagaaatttatatataataaagtaaTATAACTTTAAGAAATACAAATAGCCTCCATGAATAAAGGGCAGCAAGTAGTGATATGTAGCCGCAAACGCAAAGATACATCTTTCAAAGAATATTTATTCTTCTTAATCAAAGGTAAACAAAAAATTGAACAATATTATTCATTCTCTTAGATTCTTTACATTAATAATAtaggaaattttaatttttcttttatcaattatattttaatattgtaCATATATAATACTTAGTCACAAATTCGTGTTTTTAAAAACCAAACACTTAACACCCTAGTGGCTAGTAGAATGAAAATATTCTTCAAgctaatatataatatatttgtacAGAATTTCCATAGTATAGAATCTctatatatttatcatttttaaaaacttgtattttttctttaattcttatTTTGAAACTTAAACacatcttaaaaataatatttacattattttacTTATTGACATGAAATATAGGTGCAATGTGCCCATGTTCTTGGGGGTCATGTTTCTGGTATTATGTAACCACTACCATGATGTTGGAAACACGCTACGCTATAGTGGAATTAGTAAAACAAAAATGAGCTCCTACACTCCacgttttcttctcttttttactTTTGGGGCAAGGGATAATCTTATGTTGGCAGACTTACAAGGCAAATTTACTTGTTTTGTCAATGGATCAACGAAAATAATCCTTTTCAAAATGGGTTGGTATGTTTCAACAGTTTTGTATAGAAAAAGTAATAACCAAAAGGAGAAAAGTTTAAATCCTTGGTTTCAAATATATCTCATATTTGTCAAAATCAAACCCTAGtaaaatgaaaatatctttCAAACTAATATTCATGCAGGAAGTGTGTACATTTATTCATGCTGAATTACCAAAGATTAATACAGAGAAAAGTTCCCCTAGTTTTTTGTTACATCGAAGTTGCAGAGGATGAAGTGTATTTCGTTTGTTCAAACTTCAAATTGTGAATTTTATATGCCTTCTGGCAgaataacaaaaaaagaaaaaaattatgttgcacAGTCCTACTTGGCTACAGCAGCAGCTATTTCTCTTTTGAGAGATATGACTTAGCTAAAGAGAGTTTCTCCTTCTGCTTCTTGTACTCATTATAGCGCAGGAAGAAATAACTGATGTAATCAAAGTCGATTGGTGACATTTTCGCCTaggaataacaataacaaaaagattaaaatgtAAGATTATTTTGGGATTGCATCTAAAATATAGCGTAATAATAGTACCTGGATCAAAGCCCAGAGAGCCCAGTATAGGTGTGAAGCTAACATGTAACTACTGGTCTCGACATATAAGGCTTCAAGATCCTTGTCAGATACCTGTCATCAAAATTAACTTGGATATACGTTGCCAAATGCATGCTACATTTGCAATTATTGATGTTAAGTTCAACTGTTTTCTATCGGTAGTAGACACAATACACTACAGTAGCGCTCCAAGTCGTAATCTCATGATTTCTCCCAACAAACCCACAAAAACATGCGTATAGTGGCAAATGTGTTCATGTTCCAGAAAACCAGATTGGCTAGGTACACTTTTAGGACAAGGGCATAAAAGGGTCTATTATTTTCAACACATCAAGTGGAGGCGTGTAGGCACTCTGGTGAAACATCAATAGTgaaactaaataaattaattcttccaAACTTGATGGGAAGAAAGTCTTTCAACTTCTCTCAGGCACTAAATCATGATACTATCTTAAAACCTTAATTTTTGGTCAATTAGATTATGCCTTCTCAGAGATTGTTTCGCACCTACGCTTTCCAAACTTGATGGGAAGAAAGTCTTTCAACTACTCTGTAACGTTGGGGTGTTTCTGATTGTTTTTTTGGGCTAAATAGTTGTTTCAGAAATAATAGCACTACACAAGTTCCATCCTAGCTATACAACATGCATAATTAAGTATAAGAAGTTTTGACATCATTTACCTCATTTGGTTGGTCAGAATCCAAATAGTGCCTGAAGAAATGAAACTGCTCATCCTTACTTGGATATCTACATATAGAACCATTTCTAATATTAGTCTTCATTTTCAACAAAATATCACCATAAATAGAGGGAAAGAAGAGGACTGAGGACGTGGAGAAAGACATGCAGAGAGGGAGACGCAACATACAAGCTGTAATCACAATCATAGCCAGCATATTCATTGAAGTGATTCCCTATGTCAAATCCCCTGTAATTGTAGGATCCATACTCAAAATCAATGATATACAGCTTTTCTGGATTTAGATAAACGTAAATGAGGTTAGTACAAACAGTTAAGTTCAGCATTTAATCGTAAGTAAGAGCAAACTCATCAAGCATTTTTCCAATATGATAACAGACACCAAGATCAAATCTAGAAAATGTCAACCATTTGGACCAAATGTGAAAACCAGattgaaaatttttaaaaatcattcaGATATATATTCTTAATGGGATAGACTGTTTTATTTGATGATATTAATCATATGGAAAGTTTGTCAAACAAAAACATAAATGAAAGCAGGAGTGACCTGATAAAGTCCATCCAAAGACTTATGTTGAGTCTTTATCACAAGAGAATACGAGTCGCATCAGAGAAAATTAGTTCCCTTACTAAACATAAAAAAACCTTGAGAAAGACGAACAAGCAATAATGACCAACTATATGATCACAAGCATAAAAATCTGCATGATTAATACCAAATAGGATGTCCGTAATGTGCATAACCAATTAAGTGATCTAAATGGTAGGGTTTTCATCTCCAACAGATGAAAAAGCATCTCAAGATTACTGAATTTTATCATGACCGGGGAGGTGCAGGAGAATTCGTAATTGAAATGTCACAACAGAAAAAAGTTCCTCGATCAAGATGTAAATACAACGGAAAGCTAGATCATAAGTACCTTTATCCTCATTAAGCATCAGATTTCCAGAGAGCAAGTCATTGTGGGCAAACACCACTGGGGCATTAAGACGGTCAGTCAATTCCTGTTCCAGAATTGCACATCACTTTTGAAACAAGGAGATATATCCATTTAATACATGAAGCTGTTTTAATACAATGCCATTCTGTCCTAATACCAAATAACTTTCAACATCACCCACTCTATACTCTACAGAGGTAATAGTAGTTAAGCAGATAAATTTATCCTAAAGAAAACTCAAGTTAACTTCCAATATATTTCAGGTTTATAAAGTTCAAAACTAGCCAAGAAAGATGCACCTAAGTTCCCTTAACTTGGAAACCTACAACATTTCATTTGTGCCAACTTTTGGGTCTGCTCAACTACAAGAAAGATgtataatggaaatacatataCAAAGTCATCTAATTTGAAGCAGTCTGCACCATAGTATGATGGAAGATGAGTCAACACCTAAAAGTTCTTTGAAGGTTTTCATAGTTGCAATAGGAGATGCCTAGATCTCTCCAGCaagataaaaagagaaaaacaacaGTTAACTTCGGAAATTGACGTGCTGAACATCTTATAGCTATTGATTTCTCCAAAAGAGGGGGTAAGGGAAAATTGCTAGCATATGGTTTCAAAATAGCATATCTGTAAAAGCAAACTAATGTAATACATATTAAGAAAATGTTAAATGCTTGTAGGGCTGAAATTTGCACTGTTACGGAGAAGATATAGGGAGAATTCCCTCCCCTAAGTTGAACAGCAAATAATAAGTAGAATAATAATCAACTACTAGTCAAGGGAGCAGTGATATCAAAAgcaaaaaatgcaaaaaaaaactCTAAGGTCCATTGGGGCATTAAGTGCAAAGCGCAAATAAAATGgtctttaatgaaaaaaggcgcaaatagaaaatacaaatatatatataggcattaataacaaatatatgGACAAAGAAATTGAATTTGTTTTACCATAAAGTGAAATaccaattgtttagtgtcatgTCTTTCGAAAACGCTTCTttgcaaagaaaaaaaatcttagAGCCTTAATGACGATACTATGCACATTAAGCGAGTCAAAGCGATCAACatgttttgagcctcgcttTAGGGCTTAAGCAcgcctttgacaacactgcATGGGAGGTGGGACTACCTTGAGCTCTATGATTTCATTATGAACTTCCTGGAACAAAATTGTCTCATACTTTATCTTcttctcaccatcatcaaattGGAGAGTTGACGCTGTAAAAATGGAAAAACACTTGGGCATGAGAAGAATCTTTCGTCGTAGCAGTTTATCCAAGACAAGCGTTCCAGTCTATGAGACTAGAGGGATCCATACATATCAACCAATTTGGGGAAAATGAAGtttcattaatataatataactgGAGAATGTTCAGTAAAGGACACACcttttttgaagaacttgagcACATCATTCCAAACTTGAGGTTCTTTGGAGCCCGGAATTTCCACCTGATGGAACTTTCGGAGTTGCTTTGCAATTTCAGCAGCAAGCTTTGGGTTTTTCATGTCTGTTGAAGAAGTTACAGGAAAATGAAAACtaatttgcatataataataacacCATGAAGTTGGGGAGAAGTGAAAAATGTAGGTATCCCTGAAAAACAGAGTGCCAGAAAATTATTTCGAGAACCCCAAGATACAATAAACTAACATGTAAATGCAACAGGTCAAACAAGATCTGTTGATGAAAGGACTCAAAGGCAACTGTTGTGTTAAATTCTTGTCCTGTTACAGGAATACAAAGATCTCCTTTCTAACGTACTCTTCTCAACCTAGTTTGTGGATAAGTTCTATAAGATTCAAACCACCGACTTCTTTTATATTAAACTACTTCAGAAGAAGGAGAGGCATACACACAGAAAGATGATAAAATGACTATGATAATTAGGCAAAGAAGATGAATCTTGAATAGTAAAGGTTTATACAAATGAAGATCAATAAGGCCGGTGAAAAATGAAAGGCATAGGATAATAACTATCTCGGaagatcacatatcttttaTGCACATTTTGGTTGCTAATTATTAAAGCAATTCCAGCCTATGCAATGagcatatttttatttcttcaaaatGGACAAATCAATATTACATTCTTTAAGTGATCTTACGACGACTACAGCTTAAACCATGGAGAAAACATGTCAAGCATATGATACGGGTTATTTATTACCAGATGTAGCCCCTTCCAGACCTTATGTGGATTCCTTTGGAGAGGAACAAGAGAACATTTGAAAAGGTGGAAATGAGTTAGTACATTATAGGGCATGCCTTTTATTTTTGGCCAATATTTGGTGCAACCACATAGTTCTTGTTAGTATAGATGACATGATTAGGTACCATTCGTAGAAAATATTCTTTCTGTGTAGGTTTTTACTTTTTGTTATCAACTAGTTTATGGGGCTTTCCCCACAACATCaacaaattatttatgtatcataaAGGGAACTTTTTAGTTGGCTTAGATGATTGGTCGTGTAAAAGCAGCTACAGAATCTGGAAGTCAAACCTTAAACCTAAGGGAATAAATTTTCTCTTGATGGAGTGACTAAATACATGAAGCTCTCTTAACACAAAATGAAAACCAATGGGGAACCTCACAGCATAGGATGAAGGAGAATTGCAGATTATAAATACAATGTTCATTTTCACTCTTTAACAAATTTAACTACATA
The genomic region above belongs to Solanum dulcamara chromosome 5, daSolDulc1.2, whole genome shotgun sequence and contains:
- the LOC129889323 gene encoding probable ethanolamine kinase, translated to MEATGGARHSLNAKIPYSPLTVDHSLSITHLKPKIVELCKDLFNQWSNLDDSHFSVETVSGGITNLLLKVSVREDDGKHENMTVRLYGPNTEYVINREREMQAIEHLSAAGFGAKLLAVFGNGMVQSFIDARTLTPSDMKNPKLAAEIAKQLRKFHQVEIPGSKEPQVWNDVLKFFKKASTLQFDDGEKKIKYETILFQEVHNEIIELKELTDRLNAPVVFAHNDLLSGNLMLNEDKEKLYIIDFEYGSYNYRGFDIGNHFNEYAGYDCDYSLYPSKDEQFHFFRHYLDSDQPNEVSDKDLEALYVETSSYMLASHLYWALWALIQAKMSPIDFDYISYFFLRYNEYKKQKEKLSLAKSYLSKEK